Proteins encoded within one genomic window of Prauserella marina:
- a CDS encoding AIM24 family protein, producing MEVQTRHTPTFGVARIVLSQGEAVEAGAETMIASSFGVSESRTGRGKGPSVFTAPEGGGWIDLAPAHPGDVYPLEFDGGAGWSVARGRVLARPATVRADPAWPALQSLFGSDSGFLEHFSGTGQLVLSTNGPVDALQLAAGEIVTVRPAFVLAYPDSIQVRLRALDPVGPQSVRSGEGLALDFAGPGTILIQARSRA from the coding sequence ATGGAGGTGCAAACCCGGCACACCCCGACGTTCGGGGTCGCCAGGATCGTGCTGTCCCAAGGGGAAGCGGTCGAAGCGGGCGCCGAGACGATGATCGCGAGCAGTTTCGGTGTGAGCGAGTCGCGGACGGGACGAGGAAAGGGGCCTTCGGTGTTCACCGCGCCCGAAGGCGGCGGCTGGATCGACCTCGCGCCAGCACATCCCGGCGACGTCTATCCGCTTGAGTTCGACGGTGGTGCCGGGTGGTCGGTCGCGCGGGGCAGGGTGCTCGCCAGGCCGGCAACGGTTCGCGCTGACCCCGCGTGGCCCGCTCTACAGTCGCTTTTCGGCTCTGACAGTGGGTTTCTGGAACACTTCAGCGGAACAGGGCAACTCGTGCTGTCCACCAACGGACCGGTTGACGCGCTTCAGCTCGCCGCGGGCGAGATCGTCACTGTCAGGCCCGCGTTCGTGCTGGCCTATCCGGACAGCATCCAGGTCAGATTGCGAGCGCTAGATCCGGTGGGCCCGCAGTCGGTGCGCTCGGGGGAAGGGCTCGCACTCGACTTCGCCGGACCGGGCACCATT